In the genome of Equus caballus isolate H_3958 breed thoroughbred chromosome 3, TB-T2T, whole genome shotgun sequence, the window TATTTTGTGACAAGTCTAGGGTTTGGATAGTCTTTATTCTATCAGGAGAGAATATTGTCCCCTCCGTAGATATGCCATGACCTAAATAATGCACGGTGCTTTGGAAAACCCTTTATCTGTTGAAACTTTGAGTCTCTTTTCTTCTAAGGCTTAGAGAAAGTAAATGAAATCCTTTTTACAAACTTTCTTGTTCTCTGAATAAAGCAGGAGATCATCAACAGATTgtatcaaaaggaataaaaagggaaatttagaTCTTTTAAGACTTATTTGAGGAACTCAGAAACATAGGAGGGGGCTTCAGTGAACCCCTGGGGCATGGCTGTCCAGGTATATTGTTATCCTCCCCAAGTGAAAGTGGAAAGGGATTGACTGTCCTAGATGTGGTCTACAGAAACATCAAAAAAGGCAAAGCAAAGGTCCACTACAGTGAAGCAAGCAGCTTCTGGTAGAATTGATGCCAAGATGGTATTAGGTACTATTGGACAGCGAGGGACAAAAATTTTGCTGATTGTGCTGACGTCTTGAAAAAAATTGATGCCCTTATCgattcagtttctttattggCAAGACAGAATGCTACAGGGCCATTACAGGGTATGAGAAGACCTTTGGATATAAGGCCTTCAACTAAAGCTTTGAACCCTTCCTttgcttctggcttcaagggagGTTGGGGATGTCTGGGTAACAGTTTGGTAGATCTATCTACTCTCCAGGTTCTGACCCAATTAGTTTTTCTATGTCAGTGGGATTTTAAGGTCATAGAATGTCAGGTACAATGTCAAGACCTTTATCTGGGGTATGCATCAAACAGAATGAGGAAGGCAAAGGTATATTCAGAACAGACATAACTTGATTATGAATAAAGGAGTCCTTTGGAACTTTAAGAAACAGTCTCTCTGTTGTGAATTTAATATTAGAATTCCATTTGCAAAGTAAGTCTCTTCCTATTAAATTTGCAGAGGTGGCATCACAGAGCAGGAAGGCATGTTTTCATTCAAGAGTACAAGGGTTACAAGTAAGGGCTGGGAGGTAGGAAAAATCTGTGGGTTATTTGAAAGAACTATCTCCTGTGTGTATGCTTACTCTGAGGAAGAGGTTGAGCAAAAACGATGGGGTTCAATGTAGTAAGAGTAGCACTCCTACCCACCAAAAATTGATGAGGTTGACCATGTATATTTATTCAACTTGAGTGGTTAAGTGTAAGTCAGGATATTGGGAGCGTTTTTCCTTCTTCAGGGCACCCTCACTGATCAGAATTGAGGGAtttcctttggtttttcttttatatgatggaacattcttttttttccagtgtcCCTTCTGTTTACAATACTACAGCGTCCTTGTCAAAAATGGTTGCTTGGGAAGCGGGCCACCTAGCTGTTTGATCTGCACGATTATAGTTTATTTTGGATTCTGtctcatttttattctaaagTCCTTTCAAAATGTTCTGACAGGTATTTTAGTCAGACAAAGGGGCTATTTTCCATTCCAATTTCTACTTTTGAATAAGGCTTCCAGTTTCATGTTTAACTCCTTTGACAAAATGAGATGAAAGGGTTGTTTTCATGCCAACACCTTTGTTAACTCCCAAATGTTGTCAGAAGGTATTTTCtagtatattattaaaatcttctatattttcatctctttttctgtttgtatgATTGAATTATGGTCCCATCAATTTTTATCGGGAATATTTTGGGGATGCTACTTTTAGGGGACTTTGCCCTGCttttcatgcttttctttttgaCCCTAGGTTTATTGTGAAAAGAGACGTCCTGTAAATCCCTTTCTGGGTCAGTCCAATCAGCTTTGCCATCCAAGGTTTAGCATCTGAGGTTCTGACCAGCATATGGACAAGCTTATGTAGATTAGGTAACCCTGAATCATATGCACCAAAAGTATTCTAAATTCTTCTATGAATAGTTGCTGGTCTTGTATGGGAGTAGGGAGATCCTTAAGTATAGCTCTTAATTCATCTTGGGTCCAAAGTTTAAATTCTACAGTTGTCTGCATATGTGCCTCATAGGAGGGATAGATCTTTAGAGACAACTGGCATTTTGTGGTCTTAAGAGAGTCATTGGGAATCGTTAGGAGGTCTGGACAAGAGGAATAGAAGGGAGGAGTTGATGGaggtgaggaaagagagagatcagaaggataaggaggaagaggggcatcTGGACATAGGGCAGGAACTGGAGGACAAGGTGGGTGGGCAGGATTTACTAAGAAACCGGTTTAGTTTGTTGCTGCTTAAGTTTGTCAAATGCTTATTAGCTGTGGCTAAAGAATCTCATagtgaaataatttttgaaccAGAATTTGCTTTAGAGATCTCTGCATACCAATCAAAAACTGCTGCCCATTGTGCCTGAGAAATCTTAATGCCCTTTCTTTTCTAAGGTGCCTATCGaataaaacatttattcaagTCAAATGTTCCCCAGAGTGGCCACTGAAGGCCCAAATCCTCATGGCTGAAGTTATGCCATTTAGAGAGATAGGCACCAGAATTAGGACTATAATGAGAATACATATAAAAAGCAGCCATTTTTCCTGGAGGAGCAGAGAATCTAGGCTTCGACGACCCAGGAGAGCTGGCAATGGTTGACTGAAAGCATTGCTTGTGCTCTTTCTGTCACAGGGCCCCTCCGAACACAGACCCTGGGCCCCCTGGCAGGTAGAAAATTAGAGTAAACTCTCTTTAGATCAAAAGCCAACTCTCAGGACAAAAAATCAAGATGGAAGGAGAACCTCATCCAGTTTTATAGGTGACCAACAAAAAAGGTTGTCTAAATGGATGCTGGTCTGGTAGGAGCTGCAGACTCTGTGAGGCTGGCTGAAACCACAGGCTGACACGGCCTATGCCTTATGCTACCCTATGATTCTCCTTCTTCTGACAACTCTTAGACAGCATCATACAAAAGAGAAGTACAAAAGAAagccaaaaaggaagaaaaggaatggCCTGATTCCACCAAGAATGCAAACGAAGGCAAACTATAACAAATGTGGGTACCATACTTAGAATAAAGAGCTGGGGAACTCAATGTAAAGATTGCAGAGTTCAGACCTGGCACTGACTTACCATGTTGGCACAGACTTGAAAAGTCACAAGTAGCAAGGCACAAGCAGCCTGTGTGGGTACCACATCTGGTTTAAGGTGGGGTCCATGTGATGGACAGCACACAGCGTGTCTCAGTGGAGTCTCCAGGAAaactgtggaaataaatgaagaccatcTGAATAACAAACAGACattatttattcagagcttgctagAGCCAGGAGTTAGTCATTATGACTTGCATTTGgcagactcaaaggcaggcaggggagTGGAAAAGCTTTATAGGGAAAAAGGGGAAAGGTTCAGGTGTGCTCTGATTGGAGGTTGTAggcctggggaggctggaggTGAGCTAACTGGAAAGGGGGCATCTTATGTTATTGGTTTGGGgggcatatttggctttctctgcttAGTCCTGAGTTGGAAATGAGTGAAAAAATTGGGAAGCTGGCAGTCATCGACTGAGTCCTAAATGTTCTGGGTGGATTGCTGATGGAGTTTTGGTTTGGCTTCCCGGGGGACTTGCTGTAGAGGTCGTGAGTTAGGGTTCTGTTCTATACGGTctggcctttgtccatttgtGTAATCAGTCTACCAGGGCAAAGACGTCATTGAGCAattctatctcatttaatcatcctAACTGTCTCTCCAtgttcctattttacagatgaggaaagcaaagCTCAGGGAGTATGAGTGATGTATCCAGGATCATATGACTAGTGACACAAGCAGAATTCACATCTATGAATATTGGACGTATTTTTAACTGTTTCATCTTGTAAAGACCATGAGGTTATTGTGATGTCGCCCTATCTGTTAAAAATATtagggtgctcaataaatactcattGGGTGAGTGaacagatgaaaataatttttggaacACTTCTGAGACTGCCTCCAGATCCTGCATTTTTTGAATATCTTCAGTGAAGGCGTATCTTGATGATCGATTTAGttttagaaaacaaacatttttccaaattaaGACTGGTGAGTAAGGTGAGAGAATCAGCTGGCTCCAAAACCTAGTGTGTCCATTCAGTAATGAAATGGATGTGATTTTTTGCACATTTTGCCTGTGATTGACAAAGCAGCTTTGAAGGCTTTTCCAGGGGAGAAGTGGCAAAAATGGTTGCACTTTGGGAATAAGAACTCAACTTTCCAAAAGTTTGTAGGGtaatgctcatttaaaaaaataagctaaattctcattatttttgtGGTTGATCTTTCTGTGTAGTTTTATGCAGTTCTCAAATGGTCtatgtcattcaacaaatatttgttgaacacctatTATGCGTTCAGTGCTGTGCTTTGAACACAGATATCAAATATAGCCCTTATCAaccaggagctcacagtctagttgaggaagacagaaaattaacaattgAAATGCAATTTGACAAGTATAATGGCTTGATAAATGGCAGGATGCCCTGGGAACATGCAGTAGGAACAGTGGTGAGTTGGTACATGTTAACTGACTTCTGGGGGTCAAGGGAGTAGGTAAGGGCCTGATTTGTAGTTtactgatttccatggtgtaaacaCTCTCATGATGGCCAATTTCAAACTTCCAACATGATGCCACCAAGGGCGTTTGAAAGAGATGTGCAGAAGTACACTGTAATATCTATTTCCACCATACAGATACAATAGATGTAAATAATCTCCAGAGCATAGATAacagtaaaatgtagtaaaatggGAAGTGGTGAGTTTGAATAgctattacttttgtttttaacataccttaattttaaacttacataatttctttttaaagagtaaGTGTATTTAAAAACTGGCTCACAAAATTACTGAACACTTAACGATCAGCTCCTGGAAGAGACTATGAACCAGTGCTAGCGGGCTCTAGCCACCGGAGAAGAGCAATGTCGGGAATTACTCTAGGCTCACGTAAGATGAAGATTGCAAGTAAGCTGAGGCAGGGACCCTgccttttcatttctcatttctggATCTCCAGCACCTAGCGTGTGCGTATAAACAAATGTCTGTCATATCAGGTGGTGGGTGGTAAGCGTTACGGCTAAAAATTCTGTAGTGCAAAGGAGAAAAGGAGTGGGGCATTGCTATTTCCCAGGGAGTTATCAAGCAACTGTAAATGTTGAGGCGTGTGAAGGTAAGGATGAAACGTTCTGGAATCTGAGAAACAGAGTCTGAGTAAGGCGGAAGCACAGATCTACGCACCATTCAACAGGACTGGGACAGCGAGTAacttaggaatttttttcttctgagaagcCCAGGCGGTTGCTTCCTACTCTCCTCAGCCCGAGTGCACCAACTGCAAAGTCCTTTCAAGTCCGTCTCCTTCAGAAGCCCGCGAAACCGGCAGACAACCCTGCGCATGCTCAAATCCTCCAGCTTCTGGCGCACTGTCTGGGGCGGTTTGCGCATGTGCGAGAGCAAGCCGCACATTTTTGCCCCAAGGGCTTGCCGTACCGTCCAGGCGACGAGTTGCGTCCTGGTTCGGCCTCGTGTCCTGGCGTGTGGCGACTGTTCTGCTGCCACAGTCGCCACCGCCGACATGAACCGCGAGAGCTTCGCGGCTGGCGAGCGGCTGGTGTCGCCGGCTTACGTGCGGCAGGGCCACGAGGCCCGCCGCTCGCATGAGCACCTCATACGGCTGCTTCTGGAGAAGGTACCGAGCTGTCGGGTCCCTCCCAGCCGCCGCGCCCCCGGGCTCCGGCCCCGCCCCGCTACCCGGTTGGCGCTGGGCCCGCCGCGCTCGCTCCTGTTTGCTGGTTGAGACCTGTCCCCAGAGCCTGTCGCAGCTTGGCATGCACTCTGCTGCCTTGCTGCGCTCAGCGCCTTCTCGGCCTCGCCAAAGCCAGCAAGATCCAGGAAGTGCGGTTAGGGGGGGCGTGGGGGCAGCGTTTTGCGGCCCGCGGTTTCCTAACTTCGGGATGCGCAAGAGACGGGATTCCCAGTTGGGTTACTTTTTTGTTTACCAAAAGGGCGAAGTTCGCACCTTccatctttccctcctcccaagGACTCGGCATACATTATGTTTGCAAACCACTATGTGCTAATTCGAACCAGGTCTCTCGCGGAGCTTCACAGGTCTCGCTCCTGCCAGCCTTcctgaattttaatttcattaaagttTGACAAGCCTAGTTTTAACACCCTGCTTTGAAGAATTTTCGTTGAAGATAAGGTTTATTGGTTTTCAGTTACTTTAACTTACTGCACCTTAAAACCTGAGTAAATCTCATCGTGTGCATTTATCATCACTTTTCACAATCTGTACATAATTGTAACGTAACGTAACACAAACGTTTTGCCTATTCGAGGTTTCTTCATAGTGCTGAATTTATATCTGAATTTTAGAAAGGCAAAGAGCATGGCAAAATACAcgttaaaaagttttaaaatgcattaaatagGGCTCTAGGGATTATTGGTTTTCTTAAATATAGttatagtattttatttcttttttaagggcAAGTGTCCAGAGGATGGTTGGGATGAAAGTACACTTGAACTCTTTCTACATGAACTTGCAATCATGGATAGCAACAATTTCCTGGGCAATTGTGGtgtgggagaaagggaagggagagtggCATCTGCGTTAGTTGCTCGGCGTCATTACAGGTATTTTTTTCAAGTTGCATgtgaaaacatttgttttttcctttatggttaaaAGCAATGGTGGCAGTATTTatcatattaaattataaaatgtccGTTTATAATCTGCTTTTTCCCTATTCAAATGTTCACTAAAATAGAGGAAACAGGGCGATGGAAACAATTTATCTGAGCAGGTGCTTTTCAAGACAGTAGAGTAAAGTTGTATATGGTTGTTACCTTGTCAGGTTCTGGGTAATTAACGATACTGGCTATATATTCTGATAAGAATGTTTAACCTAATAAACCTCTTTGGTTGTAAGAGTTTAAAATAGGTTAAGGTTTATGGttttccatgtttcttttctaacattgcaaatttttttttagagaattATATAGAGGTAGAACCTTAAAAGGttgtttttctgcatctaaaCTGAATCCCATTTTATAAGTACCTTGCTTTGTTgtaatagatgcaggaaaagttttattaaatttaattttagattattaaattgcttttttcttttgccttatttCAGAAAGTTTTTCATCAATTATGATAACCGTTTAACTGATAGTGGCTCCAAATATGATGATTTCTCTGTTCTCCAACCTTTCTGTGAAATATAGATAAACTCTTAAAACACTCCTGTCTTCCATGATTTTAAATCATGATGAAATTTTCCTAGGGATAGTAAAATTTTACTTCAATCAAAACCATCAAACTTCTAGTTCTatcaaaaggtgcaaacttccagttataaaataaataagtcatgagatGTATAGcaggtgactatagttaataatactgtattgtatatttgaaagttgacaGAGTAGATCTTTAAGGTCTCATTacgagaaaaaaaatttgtaactatgtgtggtgatgtaTGTTAattagatttattgtggtgatcatttcacaatatagacaaatactgaatcattgtATTATACCTGAAAccaacataatgttatatgtcaattaaatctcaattaaaaaattgcaGTCAAAACTAATGATGAATGTATAACTTAGATGAGAAATTCATGGTTAAAAATGGGCTGATAACATGGTTGATGATATATGTAAAATACTTTGTACACGAGGTTTCAGTGGTAATGAAATGTGACACTAGTGTTCTGTGATAATTCTAGTGTGGAGAATTTCCAATCTGACTATAAATTACAAACAGATTTTTGATTTTGAAGAGTATTTAGAGGTATCTTTAATGTATAGCATCATCTAATTTAAAACGAGTGGATTTGTGCGCTAATTTTAAGGGAGCATAtaggtcttttaaaattaagGCAGTATTTGAAACATCAACTCATCCCCATGAGCCCACTGCTCTGgttaggggaaaaagaaagagaatttattggTGTGTATATTCTGGTTTTCTACTGCTGCAtgacaaacttagtggcttaaaacaattgatgctttttctctctcatagTTCTGTGGGTTAACTGGGCTCAGCAGGGTGATTATAGCTTTAGGTCTCTCATGTAGTTGCTCTCAGATGTTGCCTGAGAGTTCAGTCATCTGAAGGTTCAACTGGGCGATTTATCCAAGTTTTCTGACTTAGATGGCTGGAAGCTCGGGTGGCCTCTCCCTGTGGCTTGGGCTTCTCCCAGCATGGCAGCTAGATTGTCAGAGGAAGCCCCCAAGAGCAAGGCCTTCAAGAGGCCAGGTGGAGAGCTTTAAGGCTTCCTGTGATCTAGCTCACCAGTTCCACACCATCACTTCTGCTAGATTCTTCCTGGCCAAGCAGGTCACTAAGGCCAGCTCAGGTTCAAGCGGAGGGGAATTAGACTCCACCTCTTGGTGTGGGAGTAGCATATGGGCATAGGGAGAAAAGGAATTGGTAGTGGCCATCTGTGGAGACTAGCTACCACAACATAACTGATGAATTCATTTCAGTTTAAGTAAGGTATTTTCGTATTATTAATAGTTGATAAAATGCATCTACAATAGTCAAGTATTGCTTCTGgtctttttttggttgttgtatTTGTATACTTACATGATGGGTTACTTAGAACACTGAATATTTTTGTCCAGTTATTGGCCCATTTTTTGCTTAGGTTCATTCATGGAATTGGACGATCGGGTGATATTTCTGCTGTGCAACCAAAAGCTGCAGGTTCTAGCCTTTTGAACAAAATTACCAATTCTTTGGTCCTGGACATCATAAAGTTGGCTGGTATGTACTGTGTTAATCATAATACTTTTGGCTGACCAGCCACAGACAGCTTTGcctaatttcttttattaatgcTTCTTTCCAAAAAGGATATAAATGGCTTCTGAAaagacatatatatgtaaaacgtTTAGAATAAGATGGAAAATCAGAGCCATAAGCCTGGAGGATGACTTTGGAGTGAGCTTCCTGAGAGCGAGTACAGAAGAAGAAGCAATAAGCCTACAACTCTTATTATTTGGTAGAAGTATATCGTCTCTTCTAGAAGGATGCAGTTTTACAATGGAATGACtaatttactttttactttttattcatagGTGTCCATACAGTGAGCAACTGCTTTGTAGTTCCTATGGCAACTGGTATGAGTCTAACTCTGTGTTTCTTGACATTAAGACACAAAAGACCAAAGGCGAAATATATTATATGGCCAAGAATAGACCAGAAGTCCTGCTTTAAATCCATGATCACTGCAGGTAAAAGAAGAGAAGTGGCATATATCACAGTTAGAAAATTCAAACTTTTTATATAGAGgtagataaatggaaaagaaactaAACTTGTTCctattctgtctttttattgtggtaaaatatacctaacaaaatttaccattttaaccatttttaaatatacagttcCGTGGCATTAAGCATATTCATgttgttgtgcaactgtcaccactatctgtctccagaactttttcatcctcttaaactgaaactctacattaaacaataactccccctCCCTAGTACTCCCAGTCGCTGGCAatcaccgttctactttctgtgtctatgaatttgactactctaggtttttcatataagtggaatcatggagtatttgtctttttgtgactggcttattttgcttagcatgatgtctttaaggttcattcatgttatagCTTGTGTCagaattactttcattttttaagactGACTAATAActcattgtatatatatcccaCATTTGGTTTAttcgtccattcattcattcattgatggacacttggattgcttccaccttttggctgttgtgaataacgctccTGTGAAGAGGAGTGTACAAATACCTGTTTGAGTTCCTGCTGtgaattcttttgggtatattctcagaagtggaattactggattgTATGTCCTTATTCTTTAAAATGGGCATATGGTTGCCTGCCTCATGatattgttttgaggattaaatgggatgaCATATGAAGTGCCCAACAATAATCCCTGGAGCTTAAAAGGTGCTTCAGGAATGTTTGTCATCTATACATGAGTGGAGTATACATGAATTATTACCATGAATCAAAGTACAAGGATGTAGGCATCATTAAGTATAGATGAGACAAAAACTTTAAATTGATGTTTTAATATTTGGCTTGCTTAAGTCGAATTTGAGaatttatggttatttttgaaTGGCCTCAGTCAGTTGTATGAAATGAGCAATATTGAGCTCTAATTAAACAGCACAAATAATCCTATAGAAATTCATGTAAAGGGATTCATAATAAGGACATATAGCAGAAACTGatggacttttaaaaaacatactgaCTTATTTTCAGTGGCATAAAGTTGTCTTTTAATTTACATCCTGTTAACCAAAGATCTGATAATCACACTATGGAAAAGTTTCCCATATTGAAAAACTGGAAGCTTTTTTCTAAAAGATGTTATGATTTGGACTACAATTTACAGTTCATTCTTATTTAGGATAGCTTATATTCTTAGGAAGCAGGATAGTTGTGTTGTTAAAAAAGCTTGCATTTTAATTGTTTGAAAGCAAGAATAGGGTTGCGTGTAGAGAATttgagaaataatagaaaattagcTGTCCTTAGGAAGCTACCTACTTAAgtaaagttttctttgttttaatagcTGTGAAGGTACAGGTGTAAAAACTAGACATCTCTGAACCAATATATTTGAATTGATGATTTTATAGAGGCTGAGGTTTTATGTTTCTGTAGATAGAATGCAGACAACTTGATGTGGAttctaaaacacaaaagaaaactacTTGCTCTTAACTTTGCTttaactgctgtgtgaccttggggaagccACTTAATCTTCCTGAACTTTGGCTCCCTTATCTTTGAAATGAGTGAGTTGAGCTAAATGGTTTCTAAATCCCTTACAGTTCTTCAATCCGTGAATCTAGCTTGCTGATAGATTTGGTATTTGGGAAGGCTGCAGATGTGACTACATAACTTTATGTGCAGAATTTCCCGTTTATTTTCTATCCAAATTTCTAGGACTTAAACACTTAGATTTTACTTTTACTGTGAGTACTTACTAGTATTGCAAAGTACTTAGTTATGTAAGTGCTTTGTACATTATCTAGTGTATATATTTCTTGTATAACGTAAGTTTATAGATACCTGAATATTTACCATACAAGGTTAAATAGTTATTATTTGGGTGGACCTTTGATCATATGCCAGTTGAATTAGTGTACTAATTCAATTggaaatttgaaaacaatttttatatttagattatAGAAGGCCCTTGTAAGCTATGAGATGGGTTAGAGATCTTTACGCTACTGAAACttgttatgtttttctttagaggtAAAACATGAAGCCAATGATTGTGATTTGTTTCAGTACttgaattatattattatttttgtccaTCTCTGAAATAaagtgaacttgaaaataaacTTACATGTTGCCAGAGAATGAGTTGGTTTACTTTTCTAGTTGTCCTTCACATTATTTTGACCTGCATTTGACTCATACCAGTGTTGAGCCAGGTCTTTATTACTAGAGGAGGATTCAtcaactaaaataaatatttggagttTTTGTGCAGAATAGCACTGCTTCCTAGAATTCCAGGATCTTCCCTCATTTTAGTTTACATTAACATTTTGATTTCTGGTTGGCTTGGTTAGGTTTTGAGCCTGTGGTGATAGAGAACGTTTTAGAAGGTGACGAGCTGCGCACAGACCTGAAAGCAGTGGAGGCTAAAGTCCAGGAACTTGGGCCTGATTACGTTCTGTGTGTTCATTCGACTACATCCTGTTTTGCTCCAAGGGTGCCTGATAGGtaaatgatttgtgaatattgTCCTTTAGGTGCTCATCAGTCTTTTGTATAAAATGCAGATATACTAATTCTCAAATATGCCTAAATAACATTTGACAGTAAATAGGTGCATGGACTTTTGTAAGAGAATGGATTGACCTTGTGGAGAAGCAGCATAATggcttaggaaaataaaaatttgatatagaagaaggaaaaactgtTAGTGTCAAGTGGAGATCCCTGTATCTCTGAAGTAGATGCGGAACGtctctgttttcttgctttttttttctgtttctgatgtCTTCGCATCTTTTTCCTCATTATTTAGTAGAAGTTTCTAAGCTAAATGTTGGATTTACATGTTTCCATTCCTATCTCCACTTCTTTGATCTTACAGTTAGTTTTCATGTATAGGCACTATCAGTATTAACAGatgttaaatagaaaatttcaggaTTATTTACTgtcctttgaattttctttttaattggaagCCAGATGTACGCTTAGGTATATACAGAGGTTGTCTTTGCATtttgagaaaaatgcaaatatttaagaaaataaaagcaaaaagaaaaaaagtaaatgttttctaAGAGATGGCTTCAAATTTTCATTCTGAAAATGCAATAGGCTTAGATCTAATAATGCTACTTATTAGTTTGGTTTTTGACAGCAGGTCtgtttcattttaacattttgaacAGAAATGCTAATAATTTGTAAAAACCACATTGATTTTGTACTTTTTCTGTAGCATAAGTTATACTTTGGTTTTAATTCATAGAATCACATAATTCAACAGTAACGAATGCATGTTATTTTATTATAAGCAGATATGAGACAATTTTAAAACCATGCTGTTGAAAATTTACCTTCATTCATGAGTCTGTGAATTCTATTTTAAGATTATATtgcatatattttagttgtttgtTCATTAATTACCAATCAGgttttaaatttgtattaaaGTATTAAACATCTCTATACTTTCTTCATGATGGTTTTGATATCTAAAAGTCAAATGTGATAGAAGTAAATCACATTTCCAAAAATAGCATATGGATATTTTTGTTAGATTATTTGTCCTTGAGgatagttttgtttctgtttcattttgactAACTTTTTTTGAATGTTTACAGTCTGCCTGGTGcagtgttaaatattttacatgtattatctcctttggaaaaaattATAAGGTTTTTGTCAATCAGCAAAATTCTCATTTGCCACTTTTTAGTGGTGTTATGTAATGAATGTTTCTAATAAGAATGAACTTTAGGAAAATGGTGATGCACAGTTGTTAGTAATACAtttgaatttctgattttattaaatttaaaatacattttaatttctttacattAACCTTATTTCCTTTATAGTCTTAATTTGAatgggtgtatatatatgtgtgtatatatatatgtctttattAATTAATTGGACAGAGTATTGTGGGGCAAAATCAGTCAAAcgaaatgttaaaaaaagaaggatatcATTTCTTCTCACTGATAAACACCTATAATTGGCTTCTAAGTTAGAAAACAGTTGGATTCACATGgagaatattttttctgcctctcCTTGCCTTTCATTGAATACCTTTATACGTACACTAAATATTAGCACATTAGAtcaattcagaatattttaaactgctcacaagtgatttttttttcctttttacaataGTACTTTATGTTATTATGGTGCTTTACTTTCAAGGAAGTTTGTTTTTAAGGAATGCTTTTATTAGAACACAAACATGTGAAAGTGCCTTTTATCTTATGAAGAAAATACTTGTGTGTATTCCAGAAGtctgttttgttaaaaacaaCATTTGATTAG includes:
- the SEPSECS gene encoding O-phosphoseryl-tRNA(Sec) selenium transferase isoform X1 yields the protein MCESKPHIFAPRACRTVQATSCVLVRPRVLACGDCSAATVATADMNRESFAAGERLVSPAYVRQGHEARRSHEHLIRLLLEKGKCPEDGWDESTLELFLHELAIMDSNNFLGNCGVGEREGRVASALVARRHYRFIHGIGRSGDISAVQPKAAGSSLLNKITNSLVLDIIKLAGVHTVSNCFVVPMATGMSLTLCFLTLRHKRPKAKYIIWPRIDQKSCFKSMITAGFEPVVIENVLEGDELRTDLKAVEAKVQELGPDYVLCVHSTTSCFAPRVPDRVEQLAVICANYDIPHIVNNAYGVQSSKCMHLIQQGARVGRIDAFVQSLDKNFMVPVGGAIIAGFNDSFIQEISKMYPGRASASPSLDVLITLLSLGSNGYKKLLKERKEMFSYLSSQLKKLSEAYNERLLHTPHNPISLAVTLKTLDEHREKAVTQLGSMLFTRQVSGARVVPLGSVQTVSGYTFRGFMSHTDNYPCAYLNAASAIGMKTQDVDLFIKRLDKCLKTIRKEQNRESDVSGIDSYDKTEDVDNEEMALKLDNVLLDTYQAAAS